ttaaaataccacTAGATACACTAATAAAATGGTCCAACATATATGTGGTTTCCCTATATATTCCAATAGTAACAAGAACAGCTTCTATTAAACTTTGTAACAGCCTTGAAGCTGGAGTTCCCACAGAAACATATATCCTGATCAGTATGCATAAGCTTTCACATaatcaaaagatttttcttttttttttccattatctttCACCTGCCAAATAAAACCTGGCATAAACATTACAAATAATAcaccttctttttaaaagaacaaagaaaccaATGGTGTCAAAACCACCGCTACACAGTCCACGAGTCTGAGAACAAACACTTCCCTCCAAGTCCTTGTATTTCAAATAGACCTTCAAATTTTTGATTCAcacataaaaatgtaagtttatgttaatatttataATGCAAATCTGAACTTCTTAGTTAGTAATGGACCATCCACTGAACCACTTCTgggagcaaagagaaaaattaaaagaacagatCCATGTGCAAGTCCTGTCTCACAAAAGAACTAATGAAGAACACGACATTAATTGCTGAATTATGGATTCACTATTTCTAACAAATACTCACTGAGATACGAGTGGAGCAGTAATAGAACGTTTCATCAGCACTGGCAGAGATAAGAGCTCACTCAGCTGTACAGCCGTTTCATCTGTTGCTGACTGTACCATAGGGTCCACAGGAAACGTGTACGATCTTGGTATCACATGATGCAAGAGATGAGAAACTGGTAGTtctgctgaatttaaaaatataaaaccactGTAAGTTattatatttaagaaatttGATAATGTGTTTCTATTAAACTCTATAAACCCCTTTAGGTTAGAAAATCATAATGTGTCAAAATGTATTTCTCATCTTTGTGCCTAGAAGCAAATTGTTTGGCTACCGCAGTTCATAACATTGGTAATTTACTGGTATTCGGGTATTTTTTCTGGCACTCAGCTTTCTTGCTCAAGTTTACCACATCTTCTATTGATCTACTGTTCCAACAGTTCTACTCACACATCAAATCATAACTATCTTGATATTTTTCAATACAATACTGATCCGATAAGGCTTTCAAATAAGCttgttctttcttccatttatcttcctctccctcttcctcctccgtAGTCTCACAGGCATtagcttcagaaaataaagtttcttgAGGCACAGTAtcttgtggaattgctttttcAGGTTCTTCtgcctaaaacaaaaaaatggacaaatttTATGAGAGATGCCGGCTTTGTCTACTCACATTTAATGTGTTCTTACAGGTAATTGGCAAGTTGttccaactgaaaataaaacagctcaCCCACCTCTACTCTTCTGACATGTAAACACAATATGGTATTACAGCGATTACTAGGTTAGGACAGAAATGTACTATCTTAAATACCAGTGTGTTTAatctttcaaaggaaaaggaagtctTCTCAACAACTGCTTTGTTTCTTACCTGTAAGGTCTGTGAGGAATCTGAAGAAGGGTTCTGGTTGACCACATTTGTGATTACTGTAATTACAAGTAAATTAAAGAGAGCATTTACGTAGACCTGCTTATAATACTTAGTTCATACTTAAGATCTGCTACCAAAGTTCTTCAAAATTTCTCTGTAGACTGTCACAGAAACAACCACCCCAGTAACAGTCCCTCCCCACAGTCCCACCCAGGCAGTTTTGCGCGCTTTCTCCACTCGAGATCACACGAGGACCTGTTTCATGAAGTTTCAGactacaatttttttcatgctcTATTTCTTGTCTTGGAGACAAGACTAAGCTCAGATTCTTTCCTCTGAATTCTAACAGTGTCCAAAAAGTTATGCAAGGAATTAAGTAATAAGTATCCATTTTGAACATAAACATTTACAGTTACTTAAACAAATGCTGACTGaataaacttaattttattttaccttcttgtttctcttccattatattttcttttttgtcatctttagTATTAGCATCAGGAAAGACTGGAACATTGTCAGATGACTGCAACTGTGGTAAAGTCTTTTCCCTAACTTGTGATGTTTTTGGTTCCTTTCTGCTCCCTTCAGCAGGAGATAATTCTTCACTATACAGAAGTGTTTGAACTGTGGAGTCAGATGAAGGACCAGAAATGGTTTTACGATGAGGTATTGGATCATTTTCTGTAGATGGGGCCCACTTCCCTATTTGAATGCTTGACTGGGATGCGTGACCAAACGGGCTCCAACGAGATTTCAAAGGCTCTGTATCTGAAACCAGTTCTCTGGTTTTGATGTGCGACTGTGAAGCATGCCCATGGATGTTCCAACGAGGTCTAGCTGAGATCACCTCTGACACATTTTCACCAATCTTGATATTGGCATCAGATGCATGACCATGGATGTTCCACCGAGGCCTTGTAGGAGCTACATTTGACACATACTCTCCAATCTTAATATTGGCTTCTGAAGCATGTCCATGAATGTTCCACCTAGGCCTTGAGGGCTCTACCTCTGAAGCGTATTCCCCAATTTTAATATGAGCTTCAGAAACATGCCCATGAATATTCCACCGGGGTCGGCTAGATTCAACTTCAGAAGTATAGCTGCTCATTTTTATACGGGAGTCTGAAGAATGCCCATAAGGTCTTGAATGTGCCTGGTAAGTGTCCACTTGAGGTACATATTCTCCCACTCTAATGTTGGCATCAGATGCATGTCCATAAATGTTCCACCGAGGCCTTCTGTACTCTACATCAAATCCATTTTCTCCAACTCTAACATGTCCCTGCCAAGCTGCAGATGGTGTGAGAACTGTACTAAAATCATACTCGCTTTGCTGATGCAATGGTGCATTGTCTTCTTCTTCCAGTGCTCCTCTCAAGACAGGTTGATTTTCACTTACTTGAGAAGTCTCAGAAAGGTCCGAGTTAATATTTCGGAATGCTTCATCTAGCAAAGATCCTTGTACACTAATGGCAACAGGTTGTTCGTCTTGTGGCTTTGATAAGAAATCTTCTATATTCACATTGGATTCAGGCAAGGAATCAGCACTACATAGACGACTACACGCTTTCCCTGAACTTTGGAGACTGCTTTCAGATACTGCTGATTTAGGCTGAAAATGCTGATCAGCATTATTATTTGTTGGCTCCGGCACGGGCAGTGCTTTGTCAGCAGAAGTAGCATATTCCAGTCCAGGTTGATATTCTTTTCTGTCAACTGTCTCATTAGAATGCAGAAGTTTCACAGAAGACacctaaaaaagaaataattattatacTGTATGGCTAGTCACATAATCAAGGTACTTATTAGGGCGCCTCTTTATTACAAGTAAGATTTAAAATTTTCCAATTTTTCAGATGTAGTACAAATAATGTGATAACTACTCACCCTGCTGTTATAGTGAAACTTCTGTTTACTGAACTGAAATGAACCATGAACTCCCTTGAGGCAAACTTGGAACAGCAACCTGGAatttatggaagaaaataaactcacCTGTGAATGTGGATCTTTCACAACAGGGTTTTTATCTAAAGCCAACTGGCACTGATTATAAGGAATAATATCTAATTTTCTCCTGTAGTTTCCATCTGGAAGTTTTTCAAGCATTtcctataataaaaaaatgacaaaaccaaAAGTCTTTAAGTACCAAGTACCAAATTTTCTAATTTAGATTTCTTAAATCTTTTCAGTAGATACCTCGGTGCATTTTTGATCTTCTAATAGAAACTTAAGACGGGCTGTTTCCAACTTGTGTCGCTGGATTTTCCATAACGCTCTTTGTTCCCTACGGGCTGCATCATCAGAAAGTTTGCTATAATGGTCAATTAATTCTTGCCTAaatgaaggcaaaaataaagCTAAGTTACAGGTTTTCACATACTGATTTTCATCTTCCCTTCTAAAGAATAAGACCTTTTGGCACTTCAGAACTcagaagcaattttttaaaagtagaagcCAGAGGCCTCAATCACAAAGAATAAACTGGTGGAGAAACCAGGACTGTATTCTTAGTCAATATGTATTTCTGTAACTATTCTTAATGTGTCACTCATTTATCTTAAGTATTTTTAGATATAACACAAGAAAGTGAAATACAACTAGTTGCACAAGAACGATTCAAATCATTATCAAACTCCTCCGTCTGCTTTTTAGTTCTGCTTTGACACACATGCCACCATTTTTGCTGGGGGCTCAGCTTTTAATTGTAAGATGTAGTTAAATTGTTTCCTCAAATTCTGATCATAACAAAAACCAGACTGGATAGAGCTGGCACAAATCAGTGGGTCCCAGATTTTTGGGCCATTAACCATTCCTAAATCACAAAATTGCTCACAGATTACCAAAAATCCTTACATCCATCTTTTAACTGCAGACATTACCCTTAGAGAGCAACGTCTGGGAACTGCTAGTACTATAAATTTGAATATACAATAATTTTTCCTGAGGTCTTTATGATGGTTTTGGAGTATCTAAGCTTCGGGATACTACTCAGATACATTtaccttgcctttttttccagttcttcttCTAAAgctttcagtcttttttctctctctctgagtTCTCGGGCATAGCTGAAATCATCATCAATCTCCTCTTGCTTTATTGCAAGGCGACgctgcataaatattttaaacttttaaaagccATTCTCAATACTAGCTGTAATGCACACATCTTGCAGAAGTTCTTTTTTGTACTCCATGAGCTACTCATTCAACTTCCGTACAATAAATCAAGATATCCTTTTAATTATTTGCCTAAGAAATACAGTTGGCCTTTAgaagcacacacagaaatacCTCTTGGTCTTTTGCAAATTGCTCTTTCAGCTTCTGAAACTGTTCCCGTTTCTTTGCATCCAAAGCCGTTCGTTCTGATATTTGTCGATCTGTATTACAATAAAGATATTGTTAGTTTACATTAACAAACGCGCTAGAAAAGACGTGAAACACCACAGCAACTTACCATTAATGGCTTGTAGTACTTTGCTAGCAGTTTCTCGAGCATGAACAATTAATTCTTGTTTAGCTATTTCCATGCgcaaatcctaaaaaaaaaaaaaaaccaaacaaaaatacaggtgggatttttttctattattttagaCTTGAAAATACACTGTTGCAAAGACAGATGCACACTTTATAGTGGTTATTAATCTATAATTACAGTACAGAAATATGAACAAAGCAATTAATTAAATGGCAAGTCTATAAACTAATATTGAAAGTTAATACTCCAGACCTTACAACAAACCAAATCCATCTGACATATACACTACATTGATAGCATCTGAAAGACAAGTCTCTTTATAACTAAGAGTTCTGAGTCTTATCTGTTTACTAATTAGCTTGTCACATTTGTTAAATTAAAATCCAACAATCTTTTCAGTAGGAGGGCAAATCTGCTGCTGCAAAGAACTAAGATGGAAGTCCAAAACTCATTTAGTATATGAAAATGCCACCAAATGACAACACACCACCTACACTTTTAAAAgctatattaaataattttatttcctgcaaTAATAATTCAAACAGCAATTGACCAATGAAAAGAATTCTGACCATAAACACAAATTCTTTCAAAGTTACAAatactcatttttcatttctgttaagaaaaaattCCCAACAATAAGGTTTTAATTCTGTTATTCATCTaccttttcctccttgcttATGGAACTGTATCGGGCAATTCTTTCCATTCGACCTACATACACTGCACAATCTCTCTCAACTTCTTTCAGCTCCTCCAGcgaaaaaataactgaaatccGGGGAACAGGTATATCTGACCAACATATATAATGCTGAAAAATGacagatttccttttaaatacattttttaaattgtaaaatgTTAGATTATGAACTcacattatatatttttttaacttagcaATGCTTCAAGATACTGAAACAAGCCTCCACACAGGAtctaaaattataattaatcAATTTTAGCATTTATATCATTCAAAGTAGGAAACAGAGGTATAATGTCTCAGAACTTGGATCATAGGTCAAATTCTCAGGGTTCCCTCTTTCCCACTGAATTGGACAGGAATCTAAAAATctgataaatacatttatactAGTCATGCTCTAAATGccaaaaattttgcttttctgaatatCCAAATTAACTGAGCCTGAGTAAGTCAGCACTGAATGCATCTCCCCTATCAAAAGTTAGGTTTTGTTCACTTATATCCCCCACAGATCCCCACTTAACAGGAGCTACCTGGAATATAACTAACACACACCTACAGGAGAGAGCTCTACACAAGACATAACTCTCAAAAATATGGCCAGTGCACACCACAGACCACTTATTCTCTAAGCTAAGTATCTTCAGTCTTTCTGCTCCACCTCAAGCTCCCTAAACCTCTGAAGCTGTTCTACTCAGTGCAGAAAACAGATAagtgagctttaaaaaaaaaaaaacaaaaatacagagcGTATAAGCATGCTCACACTGCATTCCCCAGTCTACTGTTGGGATGCCATGCCCAGAGCTGCATTCCTGGGACTGTGTTAGCCTAAGCAAAAGGGAAGAGCCAACTGTTTAGGGCATTATCAAGGAAAGGGATGACATGTGACTGGCATTTTCACACAGATGGAAGATGACTGAACATGTTCTATCTATGTGAGTGGCAAAGCTGTAATTTATAATGGAAATGATGGCTGAcacttttttataaaaaggtgTGACACCTGAGTCACGGTTTGAGAATGCTTATCAGAGCAGACTCAGGAGAACTAGCAGAGGGTCATCTCACTTGAGATATTAGGCTTATGCCTGATAACCGGTATCAGATATCTGATACTGAGCTGCTCAGCTCTGTCAAGACTGGGCAGCTCtgatcttaaaaagaaagaaaatactagtTAATTGGGAAAGAGTGCCTATAGACTTTAGACACCTCTGTGGTTGTTTCATTGTTAGACACACATAGACACAAAGTAgtttaacatgtttttcttgCCAAGGACAAGACTCATTCTGCAAAATATGAATAAACAGAATTACTTAAGCACTTCTTAGAAAGGTAGCGATAGAGCTGAAACGCAAGAGCTACGCAGAACTGAGTCAAGACCTGGTAAGTAAGGCATCTTTAAACCAAAAATAGTAGTGTGAGTTGTGTGGAAAATGGAAGGCACATGCTTGGAAGCCCAAAACATTTGTGCTTTcaatacaaaggaaaataagaaatatagCATGTGCATTGGATACGATAAATTTGATGCTgttaaaaatttgtatttctgcagtgaGGTGTTAGCAAGTGGAGTCGATAATTGGCTCACAAATATCTGAGAGCAAGTAATTGCCTTTCATGAATCAACATCCCACTTATGCAATACCAGTTTTCAAAAAAGGAGTGAACTTGCTAAAAAACTACAAACTTGCTCTAAAGAGACACGATTTTCTCAATGTAATAGGAAGGAACCAAACCAAAACTTACCCTCGGACAGCACAATTTCAGCAAGTTTATAGTTTTCCCACATATGTATACATCATTAGCAATATGTTTAAGAAATACAGGGACACAGTCTTCTACTTCTTTTGAAATCAAAACATATCCATGAGTCCAGTAATGTTTATCTACACATCAAACAAAAAGACGAAggtatgcatttttaattacttaacaGCACAAATTATATAAATTAGAAATGCTCCATATACATACTGTACCTCTGAAACAAAGATAATCCTCATTCACCTGGATCATAAATTCTCCATAAACATCTCTGAATACACCACTGTATACCCAATCATAGataaatctaaaaaaaaccataatTGTACAATATTGAAAATCAATCCTCTTGCCTTCTCAACTTTGTTATAACCAAACAGTAAGTATATTCTTTAAAACATCAAAACACACAAGCTATAAGCAGGATAAAAAACAGCAATTAAGTGCTGTCACACTGATATTTAAAGACATACACAGGATTTTgtctctacatttttcttaaaagaaaccATCTTTATACAGAACATTTCAGTGATAATTAGTTAAGATGAAAGAATATTGCCTTAATTaaaatgatctttttatttctgtatattaaTTTACtaagtatatattaaaaatttccAGAAATCTTTGCAGCACATCAAAAGCTTAGTGAGAGATAAGCaggaaggatttatttttaaagagaggtAACTTTAGCAGGGAGAAACTGAAAGGgtgtaaaacaaaaatgcccGGACCTagagacatttttaatatacatgCAATAATGAGAACTACTATTTTGGAATATTTATTCATGCTTTTTCATATTTCCTCTGTGTAAAACCAaacttttgaagaaataaaaaaaaatctgaagctaTAGCTAAAAAGGCTCGGAGCACCTTGAAgctaatcttttattttcttactaatTGCAATACTAACACTGTTTCTAGACGTTGGGTCAGTGTAACAAATAGGAAGTATTTGGCACAGGAATCACTGTTCAATTTTAAGGTTGTAAGTAAAAAGTTGTAAGTAAAAAGTTAGTAACTTTTGAAGTGTTAAATCTGATGTTCCTATGATTTATTTGAGCAACAACTtctattatttaatttctttcagattAATAAATGAGTGGGTAACACTTTATGCAGATAATGGAGGCCTCCTTCCAAGGCAGCCCTGATCGTGTATGACTGATGTTTCAGCTGAGATCTGCAACAGATTTAGGAGTCAATGCAATGTAAGTACCACATACTACTAAGcatactttcatattttttagGTTCCTTGTGATGCCATGACATCCTGCCCTTGGTATTTCAGAAATCTGACCACCTTCTATAAattgcagggcaggagctgtgaAGATATTTCAATGAATCTTCTCGTAAATCTGAAACTAAATTTCTCCAAATAACATTTTATGTAGAAGGAAGAAGTTAAGTGTGGCCACGGGAGGAACCTTAAATTTAGAGCATTTTGACAGATTTTGGTCTTCTCTTTCCAGTATCATCACATCTATTACATATCATTGTAAACTAATAATGGGCTACAGCTATAATTCCTATatacagctatttaaaaaaatttagcaTCTCTTCAGAAGTCTATAAACAGTTTCTAAATTGATGTGCGCTGCTTAATAAAACTGCTGCAATCCAAGGAACTCTACTTCTTATTGTTAGTTAGTTACATCTacttaatgaaaacaattttttttaatttttgcttacTGAAAAGCCCACAAGAAAAAGACAGTGGAAATAAGCATGAACTTTACCAGTTTGTGCAACACCAAGAGGAAACTGTTAGTTGCCAGTTTCAGGATTTTACTACAggtatgagaagaaaaaaaaatagaagtttatCAGAGTCTTATATTCCAGCATGAATTTCCAGGACCAGCAGCAAGAAAGAAGCCttatttacatgtatttatttactaaTCTAGTCACACATAAAACCCTTATGTCGTTACTGAGctggaaaagagagggaaagaaggcttcagcaaaatgaaatatttttaatatgtattttgcaGATAGAGCCACATCTTatactttttctgaaaaatgttaaaagctATTGTTAAATTAGCAGAGTTACTCA
Above is a genomic segment from Nyctibius grandis isolate bNycGra1 chromosome 5, bNycGra1.pri, whole genome shotgun sequence containing:
- the TUBGCP6 gene encoding gamma-tubulin complex component 6 isoform X1, with the protein product MESITQLFNDLCEAHLTGLPWNVHLGRQKISKRRAKQNLKRVAYNALFINLFQDEAHKLQSNISTLPVKNKILMLSFNLRVGGLGAQADRLESLVEELETAECLPFTEVNSVLDLLVQLSGTGPPQLVPQKKDYFLNNKYVGRNVKYQGYDYYDVSVFEADIQSLITNEECQFNDTIQKTLQIMEAAPGTGLPAIGLFSQNYPAGDKFEKETRVSLFGALVHSRTYDMDIKLDLPPVPDNADLSGLAIKVPQSIDQSEDEGFQSASNLTPDSQSEPSMTPDIDLWDAVLTYGPSKRRCWERIGYPPGKKEEPYLTEAGREAFDKFYKLREGELQLFSNTVLQLPQLMLMKEPELVKDVLNVLIGVVSTTFSLNQSAQTFVIKEGVYVSGTSPETMHNLLSEVAEYGTYYTRLSHFSLQPVLDSSYSKGLVFQAFTSGLRKYLQYYRACVLSTPPTLSLLTISFLFRKLGRQLRYLAELCGIGTAALGISGGAGASFPTGVKLLSYLYKEALNNCSNEHYPVLLSLLKTSCEPYTRFIYDWVYSGVFRDVYGEFMIQVNEDYLCFRDKHYWTHGYVLISKEVEDCVPVFLKHIANDVYICGKTINLLKLCCPRHYICWSDIPVPRISVIFSLEELKEVERDCAVYVGRMERIARYSSISKEEKDLRMEIAKQELIVHARETASKVLQAINDRQISERTALDAKKREQFQKLKEQFAKDQERRLAIKQEEIDDDFSYARELREREKRLKALEEELEKKARQELIDHYSKLSDDAARREQRALWKIQRHKLETARLKFLLEDQKCTEEMLEKLPDGNYRRKLDIIPYNQCQLALDKNPVVKDPHSQVSSVKLLHSNETVDRKEYQPGLEYATSADKALPVPEPTNNNADQHFQPKSAVSESSLQSSGKACSRLCSADSLPESNVNIEDFLSKPQDEQPVAISVQGSLLDEAFRNINSDLSETSQVSENQPVLRGALEEEDNAPLHQQSEYDFSTVLTPSAAWQGHVRVGENGFDVEYRRPRWNIYGHASDANIRVGEYVPQVDTYQAHSRPYGHSSDSRIKMSSYTSEVESSRPRWNIHGHVSEAHIKIGEYASEVEPSRPRWNIHGHASEANIKIGEYVSNVAPTRPRWNIHGHASDANIKIGENVSEVISARPRWNIHGHASQSHIKTRELVSDTEPLKSRWSPFGHASQSSIQIGKWAPSTENDPIPHRKTISGPSSDSTVQTLLYSEELSPAEGSRKEPKTSQVREKTLPQLQSSDNVPVFPDANTKDDKKENIMEEKQEVITNVVNQNPSSDSSQTLQAEEPEKAIPQDTVPQETLFSEANACETTEEEEGEEDKWKKEQAYLKALSDQYCIEKYQDSYDLMSELPVSHLLHHVIPRSYTFPVDPMVQSATDETAVQLSELLSLPVLMKRSITAPLVSHVSLVNKAIVDYYFVELNVEKHFEALRHFLLMEDGEFAQSLSDLLFEKLGSGQTPGELLNPLVLNSILNKALQYSLHGDTQLASNLSFALKYLPEVFKPNAPDALSCLELRYKVDWPLNIVITESCMNKYNKIFSFLLQLKHMVWTLKDVWFHLKRTALVSRASNSVQFRQLQLYKHEMQHFVKVIQGYIANQILHVTWCEFGNKLSSVGNLEEIHRTHAEYLNKAIFRGLLTEKAAPVMNIIHSIFSLILKFRSQLISQSWSFDAGKQTAVHPNFGLMQQSYNTFKYYSHFLFKVVTKLVNRGYQPHLEDFLLRINFNNYYKDN
- the TUBGCP6 gene encoding gamma-tubulin complex component 6 isoform X3, with amino-acid sequence MESITQLFNDLCEAHLTGLPWNVHLGRQKISKRRAKQNLKRVAYNALFINLFQDEAHKLQSNISTLPVKNKILMLSFNLRVGGLGAQADRLESLVEELETAECLPFTEVNSVLDLLVQLSGTGPPQLVPQKKDYFLNNKYVGRNVKYQGYDYYDVSVFEADIQSLITNEECQFNDTIQKTLQIMEAAPGTGLPAIGLFSQNYPAGDKFEKETRVSLFGALVHSRTYDMDIKLDLPPVPDNADLSGLAIKVPQSIDQSEDEGFQSASNLTPDSQSEPSMTPDIDLWDAVLTYGPSKRRCWERIGYPPGKKEEPYLTEAGREAFDKFYKLREGELQLFSNTVLQLPQLMLMKEPELVKDVLNVLIGVVSTTFSLNQSAQTFVIKEGVYVSGTSPETMHNLLSEVAEYGTYYTRLSHFSLQPVLDSSYSKGLVFQAFTSGLRKYLQYYRACVLSTPPTLSLLTISFLFRKLGRQLRYLAELCGIGTAALGISGGAGASFPTGVKLLSYLYKEALNNCSNEHYPVLLSLLKTSCEPYTRFIYDWVYSGVFRDVYGEFMIQVNEDYLCFRDKHYWTHGYVLISKEVEDCVPVFLKHIANDVYICGKTINLLKLCCPRHYICWSDIPVPRISVIFSLEELKEVERDCAVYVGRMERIARYSSISKEEKDLRMEIAKQELIVHARETASKVLQAINDRQISERTALDAKKREQFQKLKEQFAKDQERRLAIKQEEIDDDFSYARELREREKRLKALEEELEKKARQELIDHYSKLSDDAARREQRALWKIQRHKLETARLKFLLEDQKCTEEMLEKLPDGNYRRKLDIIPYNQCQLALDKNPVVKDPHSQVSSVKLLHSNETVDRKEYQPGLEYATSADKALPVPEPTNNNADQHFQPKSAVSESSLQSSGKACSRLCSADSLPESNVNIEDFLSKPQDEQPVAISVQGSLLDEAFRNINSDLSETSQVSENQPVLRGALEEEDNAPLHQQSEYDFSTVLTPSAAWQGHVRVGENGFDVEYRRPRWNIYGHASDANIRVGEYVPQVDTYQAHSRPYGHSSDSRIKMSSYTSEVESSRPRWNIHGHVSEAHIKIGEYASEVEPSRPRWNIHGHASEANIKIGEYVSNVAPTRPRWNIHGHASDANIKIGENVSEVISARPRWNIHGHASQSHIKTRELVSDTEPLKSRWSPFGHASQSSIQIGKWAPSTENDPIPHRKTISGPSSDSTVQTLLYSEELSPAEGSRKEPKTSQVREKTLPQLQSSDNVPVFPDANTKDDKKENIMEEKQEVITNVVNQNPSSDSSQTLQAEEPEKAIPQDTVPQETLFSEANACETTEEEEGEEDKWKKEQAYLKALSDQYCIEKYQDSYDLMSELPVSHLLHHVIPRSYTFPVDPMVQSATDETAVQLSELLSLPVLMKRSITAPLVSHLDQDKHLVNC